The Carassius auratus strain Wakin chromosome 7, ASM336829v1, whole genome shotgun sequence genome contains the following window.
TACTCCGGATGCAGTAGATGCAGTGGTGTTTAATGCTACAGTGACATTAGATGCAGTGGTGTTTGGGGATGTAGTGGTGGTGTTTATACTGGGTGTTATTACTGAAACATCTGTGCTGTTAGGGTTGCTTAAGTCCACTGACCCATTGGTGGCCAGTCTAGTCACTGGAGAATCCAGAGAACCTGGAAAAGGAGTAAAGAGAGGAGTAAGAATTatgtttgcaaaataaataaataaaataaatacgtcatgataataataattttcacttgATTTATGTGTCACACTCACCATTTGAGACGGTTCCTgttaaaaagaagacaaaactGTCTGTGGTGGCAGCACGGGCAGTGCTACTGAGACCTGCAGCAGTGAAAATGCACTGAATCTTTTTTCCAATCATCGAACCACGGAAACTTCCAGGAATTAACTGCAGCAAGACagaaataatatttctaaatattatactgcaaagatggcaagtaacCTAAATCTAATGTGACATATACAGTACTGTGAGAAAGTCTATTTTAGTACATTTGTAagtattattgcatttttacatAGATTTTAGAGGCCTGTGTGGACAGTTACCATTCACATTTTTTCATATACTACCATATTGTTTACTGTTAAGAATATCCTTTGCTTATATTGGCATAGTATAGAGTATAGAGAACTATAGAGAAGTATAGAGCAGGCTCTCTGAAAAATGGTCTTACTGTGCCATCCTGAGTCAGTATTTGATTGTTGAGTGTGGAACGGAAAAACTTCAGTTCATTATTGACTGCGGCGCAAGAATAGACAGTGGCTCCTTGACCCTGAAGATGGAAAAAGTAAATTAGTCAGGGAACCTTACTTTGGGTTTTTAATTACAGAgcttgattattatatttaataataaaaaaatggttttgatcACTTACACTTTTGTCTCGAGAGAGGCCTGCTCCAATGTAACCATCTGTCTCCCCACTGAGCTCAAAAGTTAAATTATCTGCATTTCCACTAACTCCTCTTGTGGAGAGGAAATAGCAGGATCCTCGTTCCCCTGGATTACAGGAAGGTGGAGCAGAGAAACATGCTCTATCTCTCTTGCAGTTATCCCTGCCAGTGATTTCCTTCAGTAAACAAAGTCAAATTAGATGGAAAACGTAAGTGCTGGGTTTACAAGCTAACTTGTAAAAGTAATTGttatcatttaaatgcaaatttcacTTCCACATTCAGGATggttaatatttacatttttaaataaggaaaaagGCTTACCAATGGTGGATTACTGGTGTTGCCGTTGGTCAAGGTATTAGAGCCTGACGGTTTTGGGGTTAAGTTTGTGGTTATGTTGGGAGGACGCGTCTGGGTCAAGTTCGCAGTCGTGTTGAGGGGACCCATTTGGGTCATGTTGGCAGTCGTGTTGGGAGGACGCGTCTGGGTCAAGTTCGCAGTCGTGTTGAGGGGACCCATTTGGGTCATGTTGGCAGTCGTGTTGGGAGGACGCGTCTGGGTCAAGTTCGCAGTCGTGTTGAGGGGACCCATTTGGGTCATGTTGGCAGTAATGTTGGGAGGACGCGTCTGGGTCAAGTTTGCAGTCGTGTTGAGGGGACCCATTTGGGTCATGTTGGCAGTAATGTTGGGAGGACGCGTCTGGGTCAAGTTCGCAGTCGTGTTGAGGGGACCCATTTGGGTCATGTTGGCGGTGACGTTGGGAGGACGCGTCTGGGTCAGGTTCATAGTCGTGTTGAGCGGACCCATTTTGGTCACATTGGCATTCATGTTGGGAGGGACCGTCTGGGTCAGGTTCGTAGATGGGGTAGTTGTTGATATTGTTGTGGTATTAGATACAGTGGCATTTGTACTGGTTATTACTGATACATCTGTGCTGTTAGGGTTGCTTAAGTCTACTGACCCATTGGTGGCTAGTTTACTGACTGGAGATTCAAGAGAACCTGGAAATAGGATTAGATGGAAGAAAATGGTTTACTTCTGTCTCAAAACATATGTAAGTCACTTGATCAAAGTTTTGCACTCACCATTTGATACACTGCCTGTTAAAAGGAAGACAAAAGTTTCTGTGGTTGCAGCACGGGctgtgctgctgagacctgcagcATTGAAAATGCATTGAATCTTTTTGCCAATCACTGAGCCACGGAAGCTTCCAGGGATGAACTGTGACACAACAGAAGTATATTACTTAATGTCACACTGCAACGATGGCACGGAAACTGTATCTGAGTTCTTTAGCATACAAACAATCCTAGCTCAGAATGGCTAAAAATATGTAAGTATTTTCAGTGGAGTGAAGTATCTAAACACTATTCAAATGTTGTGGCATTATAATGACTTGAAATGCACATTCATCCTTAAAAGTCTACAAATATCACAGAACTAAACTTTAAGGAGTTGGACACAATTCTTCCACAACAGTAAATAACTACAAGAAGGCAGTTGATGGTGTTATTGCTGGATGTTATTGACTAGAGGATGAGGAAGTCAAAGCTAGTATCTTTTAATCAGCTTTTATGCATTACCAGTTTTAGAAAAAGGGCCTTACTGTGTTATCCTGAGTCAGAATTTGATTGTTCAGCGTGGAACGAATCAACTTCAGTGCACCATTGATATTGGCGCAAGAATACACGGTGGCACCCTGACCCTGTGGATGAGAAAAGTTGATTAGTCAGGCAACCAGAATACCATTCTTCAGTTTAACAGAGTGTAATGTTtaataagggtttttttttttgttttgttttttaaagaaatgtctaataaaaaaacaactggatATAATCTCTTACACTGGTGTCTCTAGAAAGGCCAGCTCCAATGTAACCATCTGTCTCTCCACTGAGCtcaaaagtaaaattatttgCATTCCCGCTTACTCCTCTTGTGGAGAGGAAATAGCAGGAACCTTGTGCACCTGGATTGCAGGAAGGTGGAGCGGAGAAACATGCTCTATCTCTCCTGCAGTTATCCCTGCCAGTGATTTCCTGCAATAGAAAAGAACTTGAGCTTTAACAGCCGAGACTGTCATTTCCatttttaaacaggaaaaataatTGACTTACTATTGATTGAGTATTAGAACTTGACATTGTTATAATGTTTATTACAGTGATGGGGCCTGACTGGGTTGGGTTTGTGGTGATGTTGGAAGGCCGTGCCTGGGTCAAGTTAGTTATGTTGGGAGGCTTTGTTTGGGTTGAGTTAGTGGTTATGATGGGAAAAATTGTTTGGTTCAGGTTGTTGGTTATGTTTGGAGGCCGTGTTAGGGGCGGGATGTTGGTTATGTTGGAAGGCCGTGTTTGGTTCAGGGTGGTGGTTATGTTTGGAGGCCGTGTTAGGGGCGGGATGTTGGTTATGTTGGAAGGCCCTGTTTGGTTCAGGGTGGTGGTTATGTTTGGAGGCCGTGTTAGGGGTGGGATGTTGGTTATGTTGGAAGGCCCTGTTTGGTTCAGGGTGGTGGTTATGTTTGGAGGCCGTGTTAGGGGCGGGATGTTGGTTATGTTGGAAGGCCCTGTTTGGTTCAGGTTGTTGGTTATGTTGGGAGGCCGTGTTAGGGGCGGGATGTTGGTTATGTTGGAAGGCCCTGTTTGGTTCAGGGTGGTGGTTATGTTTGGAGGCCGTGTTAGGGGCGGGATGTTGGTTATGTTGGAAGGCCCTGTTTGGTTCAGGGTGGTGGTTATGTTTGGAGGCCGTGTTAGGGGCGGGATGTTGGTTATGTTGGAAGGCCATGTTTGGTTCAGGGTGGTGGTTATGTTTGGAGGCCGTGTTAGGGGCGGGATGTTGGTTATGTTGGAAGGCCGTGTTTGGTTCAGGGTGGTAATGTTTGGAGGCCGTGTTAGGGGCGGGATGTTGGTTATGTTGGAAGGCCCTGTTTGGTTCAGGGTGGTGGTTATGTTTGGAGGCCGTGTTAGGGGCGGGATGTTGGTTATGTTGGAAGGCCCTGTTTGGTTCAGGGTGGTGGTTATGTTAGGAGGCCGTGTTAGGGGCGGGATGTTGGTTATGTTGGAAGGCCGTGTTTGGTTCAGGGTGGTGGTTATGTTTGGAGGCCGTGTTAGGGGCGGGATGTTGGTTATGTTGAGAGGGCGTGTTTGGTTCAGGGTGGTGGTTATGTTAGGAGGCCGTGTTAGGGGCGGGATGTTGGTTATGTTGGAAGGCCTTGTTTGGTTCAGGGTGGTGGTTATGTTTGGAGGCCGTGTTAGGGGCGGGATGTTGGTTATGTTGAGAGGGCGTGTTTGGTTCAGGGTGGTGGTTATGTTAGGAGGCCGTGTTAGGGGCGGGATGTTGGTTATGTTAGAAGGCTGTGTTTGGTTCAGGGTGGTGGTTATGTTAGGAGGCCGTGTTAGGGGCGGGATGTTGGTTATGTTGGAAGGCCGTGTTTGGTTCAGGGTGGTGGTTATGTTAGGAGGCCGTGTTAGGGGCGGGATGTTGGTTATGTTGGGAGGCCGTGTCTGGGTTTGGTTTGAGGTCATGCTGAGTGGGAGTGCCTGGGTTATGTTCGTGGTCATGTTAGAAGATATCCAGCCTCCTGTGGAGTTGCTACTACTTGTTGTATTGTCCCCATTGACTCCAATCATCAGGCATGCTATCCCCAGGATAGTCACATAGATCCAATTGCTCCTCATCAGTTACGTTTATTTGCTTATATATCGGTTAATcctgcagtttttttgttttgtttttacctgtaatcaaaaatttaaatgacatGTTTCAGCTTGTATActcaaaaccaacaacaacaaaaaattaacattttaggttatttaacatatatttaaaaatcaattaatGGCAGGCAGACTTTATTTGAAGTACTTTATCTTTCATTGGATTTATCATTCATTTCATtgcagacacaaacaaacattagCCTGGATTCTCAATTCACCCTAGTTTAACAGAGCTTATTAAGTAATATGTTATCGATCAATTTTAAGTCAatttaacattaacaattaaaCCTTAACACTAAGATATGTGTGTTGCTTAACATCTTTACATTGCTTTGTGTCAGCAGTggttggtgtttttattttatttatttttttttttttaggaactaAGATGCTATCTTAGCTATACTAGTAATGTATGCAATCAACAAAGAAGTTGAGCTTAACTAATGTGTATTTTGAATTGTTAAATGCAACCAAGTGTTACACCCCAGTATTTACTACACAGTGTATTAACTTCCTTACAATGGTAAAGAGCAACGAgagcaaaattat
Protein-coding sequences here:
- the LOC113105350 gene encoding sialidase-like — its product is MSSSNTQSIEITGRDNCRRDRACFSAPPSCNPGAQGSCYFLSTRGVSGNANNFTFELSGETDGYIGAGLSRDTSGQGATVYSCANINGALKLIRSTLNNQILTQDNTFIPGSFRGSVIGKKIQCIFNAAGLSSTARAATTETFVFLLTGSVSNGSLESPVSKLATNGSVDLSNPNSTDVSVITSTNATVSNTTTISTTTPSTNLTQTVPPNMNANVTKMGPLNTTMNLTQTRPPNVTANMTQMGPLNTTANLTQTRPPNITANMTQMGPLNTTANLTQTRPPNITANMTQMGPLNTTANLTQTRPPNTTANMTQMGPLNTTANLTQTRPPNTTANMTQMGPLNTTANLTQTRPPNITTNLTPKPSGSNTLTNGNTSNPPLLVNPALTFSI